One Burkholderia cepacia genomic window carries:
- a CDS encoding winged helix-turn-helix domain-containing protein, which produces MDCKYLYIDNIKINFVRRTIEIDNKIVDVTPREFDVVEFLLDNMNKIVPRQAIQEAVWGRELGVSSRTLDTHISRIRSKLQLDHDKNLRIIPIYAVGYRLVLFGAAMTHVERHDPAPAVRAVSQHDRVADYV; this is translated from the coding sequence ATGGATTGCAAATACCTGTACATCGACAACATAAAAATCAACTTCGTTCGCCGCACGATCGAAATCGACAACAAGATCGTCGACGTCACGCCGCGTGAATTCGACGTCGTCGAATTCCTGCTCGACAACATGAACAAGATCGTGCCGCGGCAGGCAATCCAGGAAGCCGTGTGGGGCCGTGAACTCGGCGTGTCGTCGCGCACGCTCGACACCCATATCTCGCGTATCCGCTCGAAGCTGCAACTCGATCACGACAAGAACCTGCGGATCATTCCGATCTACGCGGTCGGCTATCGCCTGGTGCTGTTCGGTGCGGCGATGACGCACGTCGAGCGCCACGACCCGGCGCCCGCCGTGCGCGCCGTGTCGCAGCACGACAGGGTCGCCGACTACGTCTGA
- the sctQ gene encoding type III secretion system cytoplasmic ring protein SctQ: MHALSLTNADADDAADRASPPAPAPSTAAAVPLDASPHLPRLSAAAARGLSYAYGATAAVPLTLGDHAYEARWRVDAQPAADAHAYRFVVGPATGTLWIDPAAEAEWLGDAADPAVPAVIRAALLADLGAPLSAALQAATRQRVELLPPPPSPPAWRAAPAALRFELRRADGAWRCHGAVLFDAPDALAVFFAERPAARPDARAVYAGLPVPLVFEIGRTELTTAELADVVAGDIIAIEHWRAHEQNLLCVARLPAAPAWEITGRPSGNRLTVERIREMPLEPTRTDTPPTLSPDAPPHEAPRTLDALAVDLRFELPSTSMPLGELAVLQPGAVIELQQGINQSVIHLVANGMLIGTGHLIAVGQKLGVRVVTLTQPAPRER; encoded by the coding sequence GTGCACGCGCTGTCCCTGACGAATGCCGACGCCGACGACGCCGCCGATCGGGCCTCGCCTCCCGCCCCCGCGCCTTCCACCGCAGCCGCGGTCCCGCTCGACGCGTCGCCGCATCTGCCGCGCCTGTCCGCAGCCGCCGCGCGCGGGCTGTCGTACGCATACGGCGCGACGGCCGCCGTGCCGCTCACGCTCGGCGACCACGCGTACGAGGCGCGGTGGCGCGTCGATGCGCAACCCGCTGCCGACGCGCACGCGTACCGCTTCGTCGTCGGCCCGGCGACCGGCACGCTGTGGATCGATCCCGCCGCCGAAGCCGAATGGCTCGGCGACGCGGCCGATCCCGCCGTCCCGGCCGTGATCCGCGCGGCGCTGCTCGCCGATCTGGGCGCACCGCTGAGCGCCGCCTTGCAGGCCGCGACGCGGCAGCGCGTCGAGTTGCTGCCTCCGCCGCCGTCGCCGCCCGCGTGGCGCGCGGCCCCGGCCGCGCTGCGTTTCGAGCTGCGCCGCGCCGACGGCGCGTGGCGCTGCCATGGCGCGGTGCTGTTCGACGCGCCGGACGCGCTTGCGGTGTTCTTCGCCGAGCGCCCCGCCGCACGGCCCGACGCGCGCGCCGTCTACGCCGGCCTGCCGGTGCCGCTCGTGTTCGAGATCGGCCGCACCGAACTGACGACGGCCGAGCTGGCCGACGTCGTCGCCGGCGACATCATCGCAATCGAGCACTGGCGCGCGCACGAACAGAACCTGCTGTGCGTCGCGCGGCTGCCGGCCGCGCCCGCGTGGGAAATCACCGGACGGCCGTCCGGCAACCGGCTGACCGTCGAACGAATCAGGGAGATGCCCTTGGAACCAACCCGCACCGACACCCCGCCCACCCTGTCGCCCGATGCGCCGCCACATGAAGCGCCGCGCACGCTCGACGCGCTCGCGGTGGACTTGCGCTTCGAGCTGCCGTCGACGTCGATGCCGCTCGGCGAACTCGCCGTGCTGCAGCCGGGTGCGGTGATCGAATTGCAGCAGGGCATCAACCAGAGCGTGATCCATCTCGTCGCGAACGGGATGCTGATCGGCACCGGCCACCTGATCGCGGTCGGCCAGAAGCTCGGCGTGCGCGTCGTCACGCTCACGCAACCCGCGCCGCGCGAGCGCTGA
- the sctR gene encoding type III secretion system export apparatus subunit SctR — protein sequence MGSLPNPVALIAVIAALGIAPFAALMVTSYTKLVVVLGLLRSALGIQQVPPNLVLNGIALILSLFIMAPVGMSIRDALQQRHFDASGQLSTADVGALADAALPPIKDFLVSHTRQRDREFFVRTATSVWPKNRADGVKDDDLLVLVPSFTLAELTKAFQIGFVIYIVFIVVDLLVANILLALGMQMISPTTISVPFKLLLFVALDGWAMLVHGLVLSYRVAGAG from the coding sequence ATGGGCAGCCTGCCGAATCCCGTCGCGCTGATCGCGGTGATCGCCGCGCTCGGCATCGCGCCGTTCGCCGCGCTGATGGTGACGAGCTACACGAAGCTCGTCGTCGTGCTCGGCCTGCTGCGCTCCGCGCTCGGCATCCAGCAGGTGCCGCCGAACCTCGTGCTGAACGGCATCGCGCTGATCCTGTCGCTGTTCATCATGGCGCCGGTCGGCATGTCGATCCGCGACGCGCTGCAGCAGCGGCATTTCGATGCGTCGGGGCAGCTGTCGACCGCGGACGTCGGCGCGCTCGCCGACGCCGCGCTGCCGCCGATCAAGGATTTCCTGGTGTCGCACACGCGGCAGCGCGACCGCGAATTCTTCGTGCGCACCGCGACGTCGGTGTGGCCGAAGAACCGTGCGGACGGCGTGAAGGACGACGACCTGCTCGTGCTGGTGCCGAGCTTTACGCTCGCCGAGCTGACGAAGGCATTCCAGATCGGCTTCGTGATCTACATCGTGTTCATCGTCGTCGACCTGCTGGTCGCGAACATCCTGCTCGCGCTCGGCATGCAGATGATCTCGCCGACGACGATCTCGGTGCCGTTCAAGCTGCTGCTGTTCGTCGCGCTCGACGGCTGGGCGATGCTCGTGCACGGGCTCGTGCTGTCGTACCGGGTGGCAGGCGCGGGATGA
- a CDS encoding lytic transglycosylase domain-containing protein — MNARRLRTFAACLCALALLACLPPRVAQAAGGGAAFAQLARACAPNVDPATLAALVRTESGFNPYAIGVVGGHLTRQPASLDEARATARELSSRGFSYSVGLAQVNERNFAKYGLDEATMFEPCRNLQAGGAILTECFARSSGTGRATQAALRAALSCYYSGNFTTGFSSGYVSRVVASAQRNAREGGVEPIPVVSDTPPPERARRLPPPAAFADAPSCHARPVVMMCRGLPANQAKRLCVRCLDQ, encoded by the coding sequence ATGAACGCGCGCCGCCTGCGAACATTCGCCGCGTGCCTGTGCGCGCTGGCCCTGCTCGCGTGCCTGCCGCCGCGCGTCGCGCAGGCAGCCGGCGGCGGCGCCGCTTTCGCGCAACTGGCGCGCGCCTGCGCGCCGAACGTCGATCCCGCGACGCTCGCCGCGCTCGTGCGCACCGAGTCGGGCTTCAATCCGTATGCGATCGGCGTGGTCGGCGGGCACCTGACGCGCCAGCCCGCGTCGCTCGACGAGGCGCGCGCGACCGCGCGCGAGCTGTCGTCGCGCGGCTTCAGCTACAGCGTCGGCCTCGCGCAGGTGAACGAACGCAATTTCGCGAAATACGGGCTCGATGAAGCGACGATGTTCGAGCCGTGCCGCAACCTGCAGGCCGGCGGCGCGATCCTGACCGAATGCTTCGCGCGCTCGTCGGGCACCGGCCGCGCCACGCAGGCCGCATTGCGCGCGGCGCTGTCGTGCTACTACAGCGGCAACTTCACGACCGGCTTCTCGAGCGGCTACGTGAGCCGCGTCGTCGCGAGTGCGCAGCGCAACGCGCGCGAAGGCGGCGTCGAACCGATTCCCGTCGTGAGCGATACGCCGCCGCCCGAACGCGCGCGCCGCCTGCCGCCGCCCGCCGCGTTCGCGGATGCGCCGTCGTGCCATGCGCGCCCGGTGGTGATGATGTGCCGCGGGCTGCCGGCGAACCAGGCGAAGCGGCTCTGCGTGCGGTGTCTCGATCAGTGA